A genomic segment from Callithrix jacchus isolate 240 chromosome 8, calJac240_pri, whole genome shotgun sequence encodes:
- the SERPINA1 gene encoding alpha-1-antitrypsin has protein sequence MPSSVSWGVLLLAGLCCLVPGSLAEDPQGDAAQKMDTSHHDHDHQTHNKIAPNLAEFTLRLYRQLAHQSNTTNIFFSPMSIATAFAMLSLGTKADTHTEILEGLNFNLTETPEAQVHEGFQELLRTLNQPDSQLQLTTGNGLFLNESLKLVDKFLEDVKKLYHSEAFSVNFRDPEKAKKQINDYVEKGTQGKIVDLVKELDEDTAFALVNYIFFKGKWERPFEVKNTEEEDFHIDQVTSVKVPMMRRLGMFNIHHCDKLEGWVLLMKYLGNATALFFLPDDGKLQHLENELTHDVISKSLEAETRRSVYLHLPKLSITGTYDLKTVLAQLGITKVFSNGADLSGVTKEVPLKLSKAVHKAVLTMDEKGTEAAGTTIFEAIPMSMPPEVKFNKPFIFLMFEQNTKSPLFMGKVVNPTQK, from the exons ATGCCATCCTCTGTCTCGTGGGGCGTCCTCCTGCTGGCAGGCCTGTGCTGCCTGGTCCCCGGCTCCCTGGCTGAGGATCCCCAGGGAGATGCTGCCCAGAAGATGGATACATCCCACCATGATCATGACCACCAAACCCACAACAAGATCGCCCCCAACCTGGCTGAGTTCACCCTCCGCCTATACCGCCAGCTGGCGCACCAGTCCAACACCACCAACATCTTCTTCTCCCCAATGAGCATCGCGACAGCCTTTGCAATGCTCTCCCTGGGGACCAAGGCTGACACTCACACCGAAATCCTGGAGGGCCTGAATTTCAACCTAACGGAGACTCCGGAGGCTCAGGTCCATGAAGGCTTCCAGGAACTCCTCCGTACCCTCAACCAGCCAGACAGCCAGCTCCAGCTGACCACTGGCAATGGCCTGTTCCTCAATGAGAGCCTGAAGCTAGTGGATAAGTTTTTGGAGGATGTCAAAAAGCTGTACCACTCGGAAGCCTTCTCTGTCAACTTCAGGGACCCTGAAAAGGCCAAGAAGCAGATCAACGACTATGTGGAGAAGGGAACCCAAGGGAAAATTGTGGATTTGGTCAAGGAGCTTGACGAAGACACGGCTTTTGCTCTGGTGAATTACATCTTCTTTAAAG GCAAATGGGAGAGACCCTTTGAGGTCAAGAACACCGAGGAAGAGGACTTCCACATAGACCAGGTGACCAGTGTGAAGGTGCCCATGATGAGGCGTTTGGGCATGTTTAACATCCACCACTGTGATAAGCTGGAGGGCTGGGTGCTGCTGATGAAATACCTGGGCAATGCCACCGCCCTCTTCTTCCTGCCTGATGATGGGAAACTACAGCACCTGGAAAATGAACTCACCCACGATGTCATCTCCAAATCCCTGGAAGCTGAAACCAGAAG ATCTGTCTATTTACATTTACCCAAACTGTCCATTACTGGAACCTACGATCTGAAGACAGTCCTGGCTCAACTGGGCATCACTAAGGTCTTCAGCAATGGGGCTGACCTCTCGGGGGTCACGAAGGAGGTACCCCTGAAGCTCTCCAAG GCTGTGCATAAGGCTGTGCTGACCATGGATGAGAAAGGGACTGAAGCTGCTGGGACCACGATCTTTGAGGCCATACCCATGTCTATGCCCCCTGAGGTCAAGTTCAACAAACCCTTCATCTTCTTAATGTTTGAACAAAATACTAAGTCTCCCCTCTTCATGGGAAAAGTGGTAAATCCCACCCAAAAATAA